From a single Methanomicrobium sp. W14 genomic region:
- a CDS encoding protease inhibitor I42 family protein: MKKITAAGIAAASILLACIAFAGCTGGACSSMFTENDNGAVKDVNQGCTIYIELPENPSTGYSWEMNTGGLTLVNDTYIPDSVSENMVGTGGIHKWELSTGEKGDYSIEGIYKRPWENTTAGDETWNMTVNVV, translated from the coding sequence ATGAAGAAAATTACAGCAGCCGGCATAGCGGCTGCATCCATTCTTCTTGCATGCATTGCATTTGCAGGATGCACGGGCGGGGCATGCTCCAGCATGTTCACCGAAAATGACAACGGGGCCGTAAAGGACGTAAACCAGGGGTGCACAATTTACATTGAGCTTCCTGAAAATCCGTCTACAGGCTATTCGTGGGAGATGAATACAGGCGGTCTTACACTTGTAAACGACACCTACATCCCGGATTCTGTCAGTGAAAACATGGTCGGCACAGGCGGAATCCACAAATGGGAGCTGAGTACAGGCGAAAAGGGCGACTATAGTATAGAAGGAATATACAAGCGCCCGTGGGAGAACACGACAGCCGGCGACGAGACCTGGAATATGACAGTCAATGTCGTATGA
- a CDS encoding cation:proton antiporter codes for MMEGIALALLVCLFFALISKRFNFPPIPMYILAGIILGTTGLGIVETSGISDFLTSLGLIFLLFTMGLEIKPSEFMKKKDSFFAVGVIDFGVNILIGFFGSVLLGFPISDAVVIACAFYISSSAIAVASLIENRKLANPESETILWLMVFEDVVLLIIIVLFSASGKNPVETLGTAFAVIAAFFIIVKLLKSQISAILERDDEIPLLFTFTLVITVAGISDFLGIPETLTAIALGSALSITNGEALERHAMPFRDVFLILFFVFFGISVDLSSGVDILPVIGISVLAVLSKLVSGVIIGKKIHRSALSGIEIWSETTGRGEFSLAIAGYYGSPLISGTVAVMVVITSFVGGMMGKHSRNIKKAFAGFLMSRREV; via the coding sequence ATGATGGAAGGCATAGCCCTTGCACTTTTAGTCTGCCTGTTTTTTGCCCTTATATCAAAGAGGTTTAATTTTCCTCCGATTCCGATGTACATACTTGCAGGTATAATCCTAGGGACGACCGGTCTCGGGATTGTTGAAACAAGTGGTATCTCGGATTTTCTGACAAGCCTCGGGCTGATATTCCTTCTGTTTACGATGGGGCTTGAAATAAAGCCCTCGGAATTTATGAAGAAGAAGGACTCTTTTTTTGCAGTAGGAGTCATAGACTTTGGTGTCAACATACTGATAGGTTTTTTCGGGTCCGTTCTTCTTGGATTTCCCATATCAGACGCCGTTGTAATTGCATGTGCGTTTTACATAAGCAGTTCGGCAATAGCGGTTGCGTCACTCATTGAGAACAGAAAGCTTGCAAATCCCGAATCCGAGACGATACTATGGCTGATGGTCTTTGAAGACGTTGTCCTGCTGATAATAATCGTTTTGTTCTCGGCATCAGGCAAAAATCCTGTCGAGACACTCGGTACTGCTTTTGCAGTAATAGCAGCGTTTTTCATCATCGTAAAACTGTTAAAAAGCCAGATCTCGGCTATTCTGGAAAGAGACGATGAAATCCCCCTTTTATTTACATTCACGCTCGTAATAACCGTTGCAGGAATTTCTGACTTTCTCGGTATACCCGAAACCCTTACGGCGATTGCCCTTGGCTCGGCTCTTTCCATAACAAACGGGGAGGCTTTGGAGAGGCATGCGATGCCTTTCAGGGACGTATTCCTGATTCTCTTCTTTGTGTTCTTTGGAATATCGGTAGATTTAAGTTCCGGAGTGGATATCCTGCCTGTTATCGGCATATCTGTCCTGGCTGTCTTAAGTAAGCTTGTATCCGGAGTAATTATTGGAAAAAAAATCCACAGGAGTGCCCTTTCAGGTATTGAAATATGGTCCGAGACTACAGGTAGGGGTGAATTTTCGCTTGCAATTGCAGGTTACTACGGCTCGCCCCTTATATCCGGAACCGTTGCAGTTATGGTTGTTATAACATCATTTGTCGGTGGAATGATGGGCAAACACTCCAGAAATATTAAAAAGGCCTTTGCAGGGTTCTTAATGAGCAGAAGAGAGGTTTGA
- a CDS encoding SLC13 family permease, protein MPGAGLKIWQVMLGGALAVLLLGQISVESALHAINYDVIIFLSGAFVVGSALSLSGALNPAIDFCLNRFRSPAAFFTAFIFGAAALSSVLMNDTVAVIGTFFAASLSRRMNIPRETILLALAFSVTTGSVASPVGNPQNLLIASDSGMVDPFYVFGIYLLVPTVISLLLIYPVLRFFYPFLPAPLGREPESPVSAGTCGACDKRLSRIAVFSLAIFLVMILLKITAGIFLPYVTVPLTLIAIAGALPVIILSKRRTDVLKGVDWGTLVFFASMFVLMQSVWDSGFFQEFIDAGSLFSSPFIIFSAGLILSQLISNVPFVALFMPAAAASAGSSLSYAALAAGSTLAGNLLIFGAASNIIIVQNAGKTGGKVGFFRFAKAGVPLTLLQSAVYLIYFYAVFS, encoded by the coding sequence GTGCCCGGGGCAGGACTTAAAATCTGGCAGGTAATGCTTGGAGGAGCGCTGGCTGTTCTTCTCCTTGGACAGATAAGCGTTGAGTCGGCCCTGCATGCGATAAACTACGACGTCATAATCTTTTTGTCAGGCGCATTCGTAGTGGGTTCGGCACTTTCTTTAAGCGGCGCCCTCAACCCTGCCATTGATTTCTGCCTGAACAGATTCAGGTCGCCTGCGGCATTTTTCACGGCTTTTATATTCGGAGCGGCTGCCCTCTCCTCTGTCCTGATGAACGACACTGTTGCCGTAATAGGCACTTTTTTTGCCGCATCTCTTTCGAGGCGTATGAACATACCCCGGGAGACGATTCTTCTTGCACTTGCATTTTCGGTTACAACCGGAAGCGTTGCAAGCCCTGTAGGAAACCCGCAGAACCTTCTTATAGCATCGGATTCGGGGATGGTTGACCCGTTTTACGTGTTTGGCATTTATCTTCTTGTGCCGACTGTAATCTCTCTTCTTCTGATATACCCTGTTTTAAGGTTCTTTTACCCGTTTTTGCCTGCACCTTTGGGCAGGGAGCCCGAAAGTCCCGTAAGTGCAGGCACCTGTGGTGCATGCGACAAAAGACTCTCGCGTATTGCCGTATTTTCTCTTGCAATTTTTTTAGTGATGATTCTCCTGAAGATAACGGCCGGGATTTTTCTGCCCTATGTGACTGTTCCGCTGACTCTCATCGCGATAGCGGGAGCCCTTCCTGTAATCATTCTTTCAAAGAGGCGTACTGACGTTTTAAAGGGAGTCGACTGGGGGACACTTGTGTTCTTTGCGTCTATGTTTGTCCTTATGCAGAGCGTATGGGACAGCGGTTTTTTTCAGGAGTTCATAGATGCGGGAAGCCTTTTTTCGTCACCTTTCATTATATTTTCGGCAGGACTGATATTGAGCCAGTTAATCTCGAACGTCCCGTTCGTAGCTCTTTTTATGCCGGCTGCAGCGGCGTCTGCGGGTTCTTCTCTCTCATACGCCGCACTTGCCGCCGGTAGCACTCTTGCGGGCAATCTTTTGATATTTGGGGCTGCAAGCAATATCATAATTGTCCAGAATGCCGGGAAAACAGGTGGAAAGGTTGGCTTTTTCAGGTTTGCAAAGGCAGGAGTGCCGCTGACGCTGTTGCAGTCGGCAGTGTATCTCATATATTTCTATGCTGTTTTTTCGTGA
- a CDS encoding US12 family protein: MIINNKRRKIYLLLALPLSIFVAYIFTTIAPLFKQHTAPAALTIFVELLCGLFFAVAIGMIFNEDSRINGVIYAGIFAAIPVFYVMLSPWANITLLVASFSAGVLTGLVFVAKSVLTNRYDNLAKMAKVLFTAFFAVIIGFLAYEIYASSADTEAAVSSAYAAQNIFFYGAGIVISLILYVLALKLTVGVRASEIFIFGPRSSGKTYFVLGLWGYISEHFDKGHSNEGVVLTGDPNDEGDELRISNLYASILDGKILSRTYRYQMVMYQLTGKKYGIIPVKWTVVDYAGEYYDELNEINFRKAVSLLSEKLDMTPAEVRKHAGTIKFVKYIKLHHSEKLLDPEFTKSVIISTMYGNFLKAGKVIFLIDGEKITDNRKGHSQLAREFGGYMKTLIDLEERKFFGFFSPNKKYALAVTKTDLLFWKNREIRELAKSMNAEKLSDIPERSRKAEAIEKGLFDILSSNMVFKNLVNIMNDISMYFVAVSVDATAEPFPEEEGMEDEISPSTLAPWRFTEIFRFGL; this comes from the coding sequence ATGATAATAAACAATAAAAGAAGAAAAATATATCTTCTTTTGGCGCTTCCGCTGAGCATTTTTGTAGCATATATATTTACGACGATTGCCCCCCTGTTCAAGCAGCACACTGCTCCGGCAGCGCTTACAATATTCGTAGAACTTTTGTGCGGCCTTTTTTTTGCAGTCGCAATAGGGATGATCTTCAACGAGGACTCTAGAATAAACGGCGTTATATATGCAGGAATATTCGCGGCAATCCCGGTATTTTACGTCATGCTTTCCCCGTGGGCCAATATCACGCTCCTGGTTGCATCGTTCTCCGCGGGCGTCTTAACAGGGCTTGTGTTCGTCGCAAAATCAGTCCTTACAAACCGCTACGACAACCTTGCAAAGATGGCGAAAGTGCTGTTTACGGCATTTTTTGCCGTGATTATCGGTTTTCTGGCATACGAGATATACGCATCTTCGGCCGACACCGAAGCTGCCGTATCATCGGCCTACGCTGCACAAAACATCTTTTTCTACGGTGCCGGAATAGTGATATCCCTGATACTCTACGTCCTTGCACTTAAGCTCACAGTCGGTGTGAGGGCGTCCGAGATATTCATATTCGGCCCGAGATCGTCGGGAAAGACGTATTTCGTGCTTGGCCTGTGGGGGTACATATCCGAGCACTTCGACAAAGGCCACTCAAACGAGGGTGTCGTCCTGACAGGCGACCCTAACGACGAGGGTGACGAACTGCGCATATCAAACCTTTACGCAAGCATACTTGACGGGAAAATCCTTTCAAGGACATACCGCTACCAGATGGTGATGTACCAGCTCACAGGCAAAAAATACGGCATTATCCCCGTTAAATGGACTGTCGTCGACTATGCAGGCGAATACTACGACGAGCTAAACGAGATAAACTTCAGAAAGGCGGTCTCACTTCTAAGCGAAAAGCTTGACATGACGCCGGCAGAAGTCAGAAAACACGCAGGGACTATAAAATTCGTGAAATACATCAAGCTCCACCACTCAGAAAAGCTTCTTGACCCCGAATTTACCAAAAGCGTCATAATATCCACGATGTACGGCAACTTCCTGAAGGCGGGAAAGGTGATATTCCTGATAGACGGCGAGAAGATTACGGACAACAGAAAGGGCCACTCCCAGCTTGCAAGGGAGTTCGGCGGTTACATGAAGACCCTTATAGACCTTGAGGAGAGGAAGTTCTTCGGATTCTTCAGCCCGAACAAAAAATATGCCCTTGCCGTGACAAAGACTGACCTTCTCTTCTGGAAGAACAGGGAGATAAGAGAACTTGCAAAGTCCATGAACGCCGAAAAACTATCTGACATCCCCGAGAGGTCAAGGAAAGCCGAAGCTATAGAAAAGGGTCTTTTCGACATTTTAAGCTCGAATATGGTCTTCAAAAATCTCGTGAACATAATGAACGACATCTCTATGTACTTCGTTGCGGTATCTGTAGACGCAACGGCAGAGCCTTTCCCGGAGGAGGAGGGAATGGAGGACGAAATTTCACCGTCAACGCTTGCACCGTGGAGGTTCACCGAAATATTCAGGTTCGGTTTATAG
- a CDS encoding MFS transporter, which translates to MQLKLSDKNYFKVALPLFAACIAIPMFSESMLVAALPEIEHEFCTSSGIFGSWVLPVVLLVGAALCPFFGTLGDAYGRKKILYICIVIYALGIVLAGFSWDIWSLLFFRAVQGMGIAAIPVAFAIVSEQFPSEKIPLGIGVLSASYGAGTMTGIFLGSYIINYFGWRWTYYALVPVVIIHVSLFALIIRKSKTRAYRKTDWKGACLLLSAMLFFMLTITEGYGHGTLSTQAFLYGILTIICTIAFFRTEKRAKMPAIDVSLIKKPLVIILSATAFLVNCMTFLYIQSLPYIVQSPSGLFLEERFVGLIMVPGSVTDMITSPLSGFLMQKYGFKKPVVAGSLCLIAAPAVFFIMPLSVYSLSLMWVFFSAGMAAVSTAYLLMTIKSVPPGRTAGATGFLHSSINIGGMTGPIFAGIILAAFSREFIIGNEVWTYPDPTAFSLIFICGAVMAVMIAVLSLKSLSMEKSLKITKKQHRNI; encoded by the coding sequence ATGCAGCTAAAACTATCCGATAAAAACTACTTCAAAGTGGCCCTTCCGCTTTTTGCGGCATGCATAGCAATACCCATGTTCTCAGAATCCATGCTGGTGGCGGCTCTCCCCGAAATCGAGCACGAGTTCTGCACATCATCGGGAATATTCGGGTCCTGGGTCCTTCCCGTGGTCCTCCTTGTCGGAGCCGCGTTATGCCCCTTCTTCGGGACTCTCGGTGATGCATACGGGCGCAAAAAAATCCTGTACATATGCATCGTCATATACGCTTTGGGGATAGTCCTTGCCGGTTTTTCATGGGACATATGGTCGCTCCTCTTTTTCAGGGCAGTGCAGGGGATGGGAATTGCGGCAATACCCGTAGCCTTTGCGATAGTCTCCGAACAGTTTCCGTCAGAAAAAATCCCGCTTGGAATCGGAGTCCTTTCAGCCTCATACGGTGCAGGAACGATGACGGGAATTTTTTTGGGCTCGTACATCATCAACTACTTCGGGTGGCGCTGGACTTACTACGCACTGGTTCCTGTTGTGATAATCCATGTCTCACTCTTCGCTCTTATAATAAGAAAATCAAAGACAAGAGCGTACAGAAAGACAGACTGGAAGGGAGCGTGCCTTCTGCTTTCGGCAATGCTTTTTTTTATGCTCACAATAACCGAAGGTTACGGGCACGGGACCTTATCCACGCAGGCCTTCTTATACGGCATCCTCACAATAATCTGCACAATAGCGTTTTTCAGGACAGAAAAAAGAGCGAAGATGCCTGCGATAGATGTAAGCCTTATAAAAAAGCCGCTTGTTATTATACTTTCAGCAACTGCTTTTCTTGTAAACTGCATGACGTTTCTGTACATCCAGAGCCTTCCCTACATCGTCCAGTCGCCTTCAGGACTCTTTCTCGAAGAGAGGTTCGTAGGCCTCATAATGGTCCCCGGGTCGGTTACAGACATGATAACAAGCCCTCTTTCAGGATTTCTGATGCAGAAATACGGGTTCAAAAAACCTGTCGTTGCAGGGTCACTATGTCTTATTGCAGCTCCCGCAGTATTCTTCATCATGCCCCTCTCGGTCTACTCGCTCTCTCTTATGTGGGTCTTTTTCAGTGCCGGAATGGCCGCCGTATCAACAGCATACCTCCTGATGACGATAAAATCAGTCCCCCCGGGAAGGACAGCAGGTGCAACTGGTTTTCTTCACAGCAGTATAAACATAGGCGGGATGACAGGACCCATATTTGCAGGAATAATACTTGCGGCATTCAGCAGGGAGTTTATTATAGGAAACGAAGTCTGGACATACCCTGACCCAACGGCTTTCTCACTGATATTCATCTGCGGCGCCGTAATGGCCGTTATGATAGCCGTCCTCTCCCTGAAATCCCTTTCAATGGAAAAATCCTTAAAAATCACGAAAAAACAGCATAGAAATATATGA
- a CDS encoding cation:proton antiporter regulatory subunit translates to MGFSPRDLPGIGTKYEMDTESGDRLSVVYMEKGGVQMYIASRDGVDSASAELNTSEARRVGNVLTGAVFEADEEEISVIFSSFSDLSIKVHTYILGAKTAKKSLFDLKVRSKTGVTIVAVNRKGESIVNPPSDFCLDVGDSVLVIGDSTQLEKFEEEYIKP, encoded by the coding sequence ATGGGATTTTCGCCACGTGACCTTCCGGGGATAGGAACAAAATACGAGATGGATACAGAAAGCGGTGACAGGCTTTCTGTGGTTTACATGGAAAAAGGAGGCGTCCAGATGTATATCGCCTCGCGTGACGGCGTGGACTCAGCTTCGGCCGAGCTTAACACCTCCGAGGCGAGAAGGGTCGGAAACGTTCTTACAGGTGCCGTTTTTGAGGCTGACGAAGAGGAGATAAGCGTTATATTCTCATCATTTTCCGACCTTTCAATAAAAGTCCATACTTATATTCTCGGCGCAAAGACTGCAAAAAAATCGCTTTTTGATCTTAAAGTCCGTTCAAAAACAGGTGTTACGATAGTTGCGGTAAACCGCAAAGGAGAGAGCATAGTCAACCCGCCTTCTGACTTCTGTCTTGACGTCGGGGACTCTGTTCTTGTAATCGGTGACTCAACCCAGCTTGAAAAATTTGAAGAGGAATATATCAAACCATGA
- a CDS encoding tubulin-like doman-containing protein has translation MATDDVIEGKPFQMPDELTVVAIGGCGKKLISNLYDHEWFLKHYLSDGKRLSMYTLDTDSNQRKGDIRRAEEVEERAGELQRESSQMGGSVKAYHYHLPDLANVERVSSLTSVEVCEQIKKRRERPLVNVWWMNDPEYGFDYQMLKKVDKNIVDDFGGGVHRRRAISKAVFFKAITQGGEHFPSFQGHGPVAIIVGLGGGTGSGMFIDLARYIKEKRGQESKIWLFAVLPAASEGEKEQLNAAIALSEIEYLNMKEDKLFNYIIVSSLSPTGYVDGGDRKQEVVEFDSAFPYMFINSFYLPTADISAIVDAKKDYSGFIFADSHVIEYPVENLRSLKKGFEDVIEYFSGIEQTRGRILKDVSEFISANESIYPDIFSKTDTEITHSDVSLYKKEIEKVKRVWENEITDLLNFKTRSIIESAVSNNMPESLRDISEIKEYGKLTEYVSRLKRSLENESRPHENAKDQELYELIKKNLLLLETMSALQTKALTIGDKSARTAIINIIRGEENFGKISGELSAKQSELKTEINETGLRIKSKREELDKLTKESGSAMDVIRKEVSALAKPIDDYMALGSGGVGQPGQEPIEDLEKEFLDMFEELIYRIKERFRQPDKGKDRARPIKREAWMSTLPLSGIYADIERLEDATASDLSYLKDLAESVSLYYYNEYMLRVSKKQGLKDSLLGKKLNPAMFRNEKATKEERIRKISQMHPGKISIADPFEVFIQDKFLTREFNFRLGSLREATIGPLVSGFNLESEEKTALMRSFSGSDTAEILTNIRETLTDIINRREGFQYRMQNLNSEIDGLIQSQKSMHQQEEFLLKTDNLISSTFDTRKKFNSFTESYESGLRGLDEKRMSGNSTIEGMYRTWFGEINPAILSLLNEDSDLSVLDYDDEGKAEIEKLYNIVQWKYKELIDSHKLGINNMSVGYGDAGTERWSFDKAALVASSPSKWLSQLIDNKGSDFRRYLVKLLDLKSFDSAKINSHNYTKPWEISLTFFAAASFLDNISPLTTGGGYWEKYEKSKDNILHHALALQDGKYVIRRKTLLLTEAAEIADLEAGGKEQEKEAKKRIMDLYTVKDIREAARE, from the coding sequence ATGGCAACAGACGACGTAATAGAAGGAAAACCTTTCCAGATGCCGGACGAACTGACAGTCGTCGCAATCGGGGGGTGCGGAAAAAAACTGATCTCAAACCTTTATGATCACGAGTGGTTCCTGAAGCACTACCTCTCGGACGGAAAGCGTCTTTCGATGTATACCCTCGACACCGATTCAAACCAGAGAAAGGGGGATATCAGGCGTGCGGAGGAGGTTGAGGAAAGAGCAGGCGAACTTCAGAGGGAGAGCAGCCAGATGGGCGGAAGCGTAAAGGCTTACCATTACCACCTCCCGGACCTTGCAAACGTAGAAAGAGTGTCATCCCTTACATCGGTCGAGGTCTGCGAACAGATCAAAAAAAGGCGTGAAAGACCTCTTGTAAACGTGTGGTGGATGAACGACCCAGAATACGGGTTCGACTACCAGATGCTCAAAAAAGTCGACAAGAACATCGTCGACGATTTCGGCGGCGGCGTCCACAGAAGGCGTGCTATATCAAAAGCGGTATTTTTCAAGGCGATTACGCAGGGAGGAGAGCATTTCCCGTCCTTTCAGGGACACGGGCCGGTGGCGATAATAGTCGGCCTCGGCGGAGGGACAGGCTCAGGGATGTTCATCGACCTTGCCCGCTACATTAAGGAAAAACGTGGACAGGAGTCAAAAATATGGCTTTTCGCGGTTCTTCCGGCCGCAAGCGAGGGAGAAAAGGAGCAGCTCAACGCCGCAATCGCACTCTCGGAGATAGAGTACCTCAACATGAAGGAAGACAAGCTCTTCAACTACATTATAGTATCTTCCCTAAGCCCCACAGGTTACGTGGACGGTGGAGACAGAAAACAGGAAGTCGTCGAGTTCGATTCGGCGTTTCCGTATATGTTCATAAATTCGTTCTATCTCCCTACAGCAGACATATCGGCAATAGTCGACGCCAAAAAGGACTACTCGGGATTCATATTCGCCGATTCGCACGTTATAGAATACCCGGTTGAAAACCTGAGGTCCCTTAAGAAAGGGTTCGAGGACGTCATAGAATACTTCTCCGGGATTGAGCAGACAAGGGGCAGGATTCTAAAGGACGTCTCGGAGTTCATATCAGCCAACGAGAGCATATACCCTGACATTTTCTCAAAAACCGACACCGAGATTACGCACAGCGACGTAAGCCTGTATAAAAAGGAGATTGAAAAAGTCAAAAGGGTCTGGGAGAACGAGATAACCGACCTCTTAAACTTCAAGACCCGGTCGATTATCGAATCGGCAGTCTCCAACAACATGCCTGAGAGCTTAAGGGACATATCAGAGATTAAAGAATACGGAAAACTCACAGAATACGTCTCAAGGCTCAAAAGGTCGCTTGAAAACGAGAGCAGACCGCATGAAAACGCAAAGGACCAGGAACTCTATGAACTCATAAAAAAGAACCTCCTGCTCCTCGAGACAATGTCCGCACTCCAGACAAAGGCGCTTACAATCGGCGATAAATCCGCAAGGACTGCCATAATAAACATCATCCGCGGAGAGGAGAACTTCGGCAAAATCTCAGGTGAACTCTCGGCAAAGCAGTCCGAGCTCAAAACCGAGATAAACGAGACCGGCCTGCGTATAAAAAGCAAACGCGAAGAGCTTGACAAACTTACAAAGGAGAGCGGCTCCGCGATGGACGTCATAAGAAAGGAGGTCAGCGCCCTTGCAAAGCCGATAGACGACTATATGGCTCTCGGAAGCGGAGGAGTAGGCCAGCCGGGCCAGGAACCGATAGAAGACCTCGAAAAAGAGTTCCTCGACATGTTCGAAGAGCTCATATACAGGATAAAAGAGAGGTTTAGGCAGCCCGACAAAGGAAAGGACAGGGCCAGACCTATTAAAAGGGAGGCATGGATGTCCACTCTTCCGCTCTCCGGAATATATGCGGATATCGAAAGGCTTGAAGACGCGACCGCATCAGACCTTTCATACTTAAAAGACCTTGCAGAGTCGGTCTCCCTCTACTACTACAACGAGTACATGCTCAGGGTATCCAAAAAACAGGGGCTAAAGGACAGCCTTCTCGGAAAAAAACTCAACCCGGCTATGTTCCGCAACGAAAAAGCGACAAAGGAGGAGAGAATCAGAAAAATTTCCCAGATGCACCCCGGAAAAATATCCATTGCAGACCCCTTCGAGGTTTTCATACAGGACAAGTTCCTGACACGTGAATTCAATTTCAGGCTTGGGTCATTAAGGGAAGCCACAATAGGGCCCCTAGTATCGGGATTCAACCTTGAATCAGAGGAGAAGACGGCTTTGATGAGGTCTTTTTCAGGAAGTGACACCGCGGAAATCCTGACTAACATCAGGGAAACCCTGACTGATATAATCAACCGGCGTGAAGGGTTCCAGTACAGGATGCAGAACCTGAACTCAGAGATAGACGGGCTTATCCAGTCCCAGAAATCGATGCACCAGCAGGAGGAGTTCCTCCTGAAGACCGACAACCTCATCAGCTCAACGTTTGACACAAGAAAAAAGTTCAATTCCTTCACGGAGTCCTACGAGTCGGGCTTAAGGGGGCTTGATGAAAAGAGGATGAGCGGAAACTCAACGATTGAAGGCATGTACAGGACATGGTTCGGGGAGATAAACCCGGCAATACTCTCGCTTTTAAACGAGGACTCCGACCTTTCCGTACTTGACTACGATGACGAGGGGAAAGCGGAGATTGAAAAACTCTACAACATCGTCCAGTGGAAATATAAGGAGCTTATCGACTCGCACAAGCTCGGGATAAACAACATGTCGGTCGGCTACGGGGATGCGGGAACGGAAAGATGGAGCTTTGACAAGGCGGCCCTTGTCGCATCATCGCCTTCCAAATGGCTTTCGCAGTTAATAGACAACAAAGGAAGCGATTTCAGGCGTTACCTGGTGAAACTGCTCGACCTGAAAAGTTTCGACAGTGCAAAAATCAACTCCCACAACTACACAAAGCCCTGGGAAATCTCGCTTACTTTCTTTGCGGCGGCAAGCTTTTTGGACAATATTTCACCGCTTACGACAGGAGGCGGCTACTGGGAGAAGTATGAAAAGTCAAAAGACAACATACTCCACCATGCACTCGCCCTCCAGGACGGAAAATACGTAATACGCAGAAAGACGCTTCTTCTTACGGAAGCGGCCGAAATAGCCGATCTCGAGGCCGGTGGGAAGGAGCAGGAAAAAGAGGCAAAGAAGAGGATAATGGACCTTTACACAGTAAAAGACATCAGAGAGGCTGCCCGTGAATGA
- a CDS encoding chemotaxis protein CheW, translating into MAVIDVVEFEICNERYALDISLTREIVEMVPITPVPRAPEHIAGIINLRGEITNIINLNKILGLPEKAQREDQKIIVLVPEAAEGSNTGIIVDDVHAVLQISEEEIEDMKGPLSSEAYVKGIIKIGDKEASESGDKKRLIVWLDVGKVLSDILALTKA; encoded by the coding sequence ATGGCAGTAATTGATGTCGTCGAATTTGAAATATGCAACGAGCGCTACGCCCTTGATATATCCCTTACAAGAGAGATTGTCGAGATGGTTCCAATAACACCTGTCCCCAGAGCACCTGAGCATATTGCCGGAATTATTAACCTGAGAGGAGAGATTACAAACATCATAAATCTCAACAAAATTCTCGGGCTTCCCGAAAAGGCGCAGAGAGAAGACCAGAAGATAATAGTTCTTGTACCTGAAGCGGCCGAAGGGTCAAACACGGGAATCATTGTTGATGACGTCCACGCTGTCCTCCAGATATCAGAAGAGGAAATAGAGGACATGAAAGGCCCGCTCTCAAGCGAAGCCTACGTCAAGGGCATCATAAAGATAGGTGACAAGGAAGCCTCTGAAAGCGGTGACAAAAAAAGGCTTATCGTATGGCTTGATGTAGGAAAAGTCCTGTCTGACATCCTTGCACTGACAAAAGCCTGA